Genomic window (Candidatus Methylomirabilis sp.):
GCCGGCCCTGAACATGGTCGAAGGGTTCGAGGAGTTTTGATCGGTCGTCAGAAGAGGCGCGCGCATGTTGGACGTCGAGAAGGTTCTGTGACGACTGCCAGGCGACAGGGGTAACGCTGGCGGCGGTTGAAGCGGCTGATATGAACTAATGAGGGAATCAATGGAACATCACCGACCCGGAGTCGGGTCCCTGCCACAACCTGTATCGGAGTTCACGATCTCCGATCAGGAATTTCGGCTGTTTCAGGACCTGGTCAAAGCCCATACCGGGATCGCCCTGACCGAGCACAAGCGGAACCTGGTCTGTTCTCGGCTGAGCAAGCGACTGCGAGGGCTTGGGCTTACGTCCTTCCAGAGATATTACGACTATCTGAACGCCGAGGCAGGGGAGGCGGAACTGGAAAACTTTGTGAACGCCATCACTACGAACAAGACGGATTTCTATCGTGAAAACTGGCACTTCAAATTCCTAGAACAGGAAATCGTACCCGCCTTGAAGGCGCGGGTCGCTCGGGGCGGGGAGCGGCGGATTCGGATCTGGAGCGCCGGGTGCAGTAGCGGCGAGGAGCCCTACACCATTGCCATTACGCTGCGAGAGGCTATCGAAAGTCTTCTGGCCTGGGATATCCGCATCCTGGCCTCGGATATTGACACGGAGGTCCTGGCTCGAGCGGCGCAGGCCATCTACCCGGAGGAACGCGTCGCCGAAATTCCAAGGCCCCTTTTGGAGCGCCATTTTCGACAAGGGACGGGAGCGCAGGCCGGTCTGGTGCAGGTGACTCGGGAGGTGCGGAATCTTGTGACGTTCCGTCGGATAAATCTGTTGGAGGAGCCGTGGCCTATCAGGACGGTTTTTGACTGCATCTTCTGTAGGAACGTGATCATTTATTTCGACAAGCCGACACAACACCGCCTGATGCAACGTTTTGCCACCTATCTCAAGGATGACGGCCACCTTTTCCTGGGGCATTCTGAATCGCTCTATGGGATCAGCGACCAGTTTGCCTTTCTTCACCACACCATTTACCGAAAGCACGGAGGGCAGGAACTGCTGCCGCTACGGACAGCGGAGGCGACTACGTGAGACACAAAGCCCAGGTCAC
Coding sequences:
- a CDS encoding protein-glutamate O-methyltransferase; this translates as MEHHRPGVGSLPQPVSEFTISDQEFRLFQDLVKAHTGIALTEHKRNLVCSRLSKRLRGLGLTSFQRYYDYLNAEAGEAELENFVNAITTNKTDFYRENWHFKFLEQEIVPALKARVARGGERRIRIWSAGCSSGEEPYTIAITLREAIESLLAWDIRILASDIDTEVLARAAQAIYPEERVAEIPRPLLERHFRQGTGAQAGLVQVTREVRNLVTFRRINLLEEPWPIRTVFDCIFCRNVIIYFDKPTQHRLMQRFATYLKDDGHLFLGHSESLYGISDQFAFLHHTIYRKHGGQELLPLRTAEATT